In a genomic window of Streptomyces noursei ATCC 11455:
- the cobM gene encoding precorrin-4 C(11)-methyltransferase produces the protein MTVHFIGAGPGAADLITLRGARTLAACGVCLYAGSLVPRELLAECPPGARLIDTAQLDLDAITAEMIRAHEEGQDVARLHSGDPSVFSAVAEQMRRLDAAGVPYEVVPGVPAFAAAAAALKRELTVPTVGQTVILTRVSQRATPMPDGEDLATLGRSGALLVLHLAAMYVDRVVDELLPHYGADCPAAVVAMASRPDELVLRGTLGDIAGQVKAAGVVRTAVIMVGRTLGAEQFRDSHLYSPERERPHAPCDGGA, from the coding sequence ATGACCGTCCACTTCATCGGTGCGGGCCCCGGCGCCGCCGACCTGATCACCCTGCGCGGCGCCCGCACCCTCGCGGCCTGCGGGGTGTGCCTCTACGCCGGCAGCCTGGTGCCGCGCGAACTGCTCGCCGAGTGTCCGCCGGGGGCCCGACTGATCGACACCGCGCAGCTGGATCTGGACGCGATCACGGCGGAGATGATCCGGGCGCACGAGGAGGGGCAGGACGTCGCCCGGCTGCACTCCGGCGACCCTTCCGTCTTCAGCGCGGTGGCCGAGCAGATGCGCCGCCTGGACGCCGCGGGGGTGCCGTACGAGGTCGTGCCGGGCGTGCCCGCGTTCGCCGCGGCGGCCGCCGCCCTCAAGCGCGAACTGACGGTGCCCACCGTCGGTCAGACCGTCATCCTCACCCGCGTCTCCCAGCGCGCCACGCCCATGCCCGACGGCGAGGACCTGGCCACGCTCGGGCGCAGCGGCGCACTGCTGGTGCTGCACCTCGCCGCGATGTACGTGGACCGGGTCGTCGACGAACTCCTGCCGCACTACGGCGCCGATTGCCCGGCCGCCGTCGTCGCGATGGCCTCCCGCCCCGACGAACTCGTGCTGCGCGGCACGCTGGGCGACATCGCCGGCCAGGTGAAGGCCGCGGGCGTGGTCCGGACCGCGGTGATCATGGTCGGCCGCACGCTGGGGGCCGAGCAGTTCCGCGACAGCCACCTCTACTCGCCGGAGCGCGAGCGCCCGCACGCGCCCTGCGACGGCGGTGCGTGA
- a CDS encoding cobalt-precorrin-6A reductase, with product MPSSPVHARVRHVLILGGTTEARRLAAALEAEPGVRVTTSLAGRVAAPRLPAGEVRIGGFGGPEGLARWLRAHAVDALIDATHPFAGTISFNAARAAVTTHVPLLALRRPGWGAQPGDVWHPVPSLAEAAAALPALGGRVFLTTGRMGLAHFAHLTDLWFLVRSVDAPEPPHPPRMTTVLDRGPFTLDGERELLRRHRIDVLVTKDSGAAATAPKLAAAREAGVPVVVVQRPAVPEGVPVAAEPDAAVDWVRALLG from the coding sequence ATGCCCTCTTCACCCGTCCACGCCCGCGTCCGCCATGTGCTGATCCTCGGCGGCACCACGGAGGCCCGCCGATTGGCCGCGGCCCTGGAAGCGGAGCCGGGGGTGCGGGTGACGACCTCGCTGGCCGGCCGGGTGGCGGCGCCGCGGCTGCCCGCCGGGGAGGTGCGCATCGGCGGGTTCGGCGGCCCCGAGGGCCTCGCGCGCTGGCTGCGCGCGCACGCGGTGGACGCGCTCATCGACGCCACCCATCCTTTCGCCGGCACGATCAGTTTCAACGCGGCCCGGGCCGCCGTCACCACCCATGTTCCCCTGCTGGCGCTCCGACGCCCCGGCTGGGGCGCGCAACCCGGCGATGTCTGGCACCCGGTTCCCTCCCTCGCCGAGGCCGCCGCCGCTCTCCCCGCCCTCGGCGGCCGGGTCTTCCTCACCACCGGCCGGATGGGCCTCGCCCACTTCGCCCACCTCACGGACCTGTGGTTCCTGGTCCGCTCGGTGGACGCACCCGAGCCTCCGCACCCGCCGCGGATGACGACCGTCCTGGATCGCGGCCCGTTCACCCTCGACGGGGAACGGGAACTGCTGCGCCGCCACCGCATCGACGTCCTGGTGACGAAGGACAGCGGCGCCGCGGCGACCGCCCCCAAGCTGGCCGCCGCGCGGGAGGCCGGGGTGCCGGTGGTCGTCGTCCAGCGGCCGGCCGTCCCGGAGGGCGTGCCGGTGGCCGCCGAGCCGGACGCGGCGGTCGACTGGGTGCGGGCGCTCCTCGGCTGA
- a CDS encoding bifunctional cobalt-precorrin-7 (C(5))-methyltransferase/cobalt-precorrin-6B (C(15))-methyltransferase, with translation MTAPLPLFVVGIGAEGWDGLSPAARRELAAAEVLLGGARQLALLPAECAGERVPWPSPLRPAVSGLLAAHAGRRVCVLASGDPMFYGIGRTLTEVMAEDAAVRRPLRVLPHPSSVAYACARLGWAVEDTEVVTLVGRPAENLVRVLHDGRRVLVLSAGAGTPGEVAALLRERGFGPTRMRVLEQLGGAREQLVEGTATGWDAPAGDPLNVVALDCVREPDVPRLPVVPGLPDDAYEHDGQLTKRHVRAATLAALAPAPGELLWDVGGGSGSIAVEWLRAHRTCRAVGVERDADRAARIGRNARALGVPALRVVHGAAPAALAGLPTPDAVFIGGGLTAPGLLDACWDALPPGGRIVANTVTLESEALLTQWYRRHGGELVRLAVAHAVPVGGFTGWRQAMPVTQWSAVKPPRPGAPEPGPQRTAAPSRSQDPS, from the coding sequence GTGACTGCCCCGCTTCCGCTCTTCGTCGTAGGTATCGGGGCCGAGGGCTGGGACGGGCTGTCGCCGGCCGCGCGCCGGGAGCTGGCGGCGGCCGAGGTGCTGCTCGGCGGGGCACGGCAGTTGGCGCTGCTGCCCGCGGAGTGCGCGGGGGAGCGGGTGCCATGGCCCTCCCCGTTGCGGCCGGCCGTGTCCGGGCTGCTCGCCGCGCATGCCGGGCGCCGGGTCTGCGTGCTGGCCAGCGGGGACCCGATGTTCTACGGCATCGGGCGGACGCTGACCGAGGTGATGGCGGAGGACGCCGCGGTGCGGCGGCCGCTGCGGGTGCTGCCGCACCCCTCGTCCGTGGCGTACGCCTGTGCCCGGTTGGGCTGGGCGGTGGAGGACACCGAGGTCGTCACGCTCGTCGGGCGGCCCGCGGAGAACCTGGTGCGGGTGCTGCACGACGGGCGGCGGGTGCTGGTGCTGTCGGCCGGGGCCGGGACGCCGGGCGAGGTCGCGGCGCTGCTGCGGGAGCGGGGCTTCGGGCCGACCCGGATGCGCGTACTGGAGCAACTCGGCGGCGCGCGTGAGCAGTTGGTCGAGGGCACCGCGACGGGGTGGGACGCGCCCGCCGGCGATCCGCTCAACGTGGTCGCGCTGGACTGCGTGCGGGAGCCCGACGTCCCGCGGCTGCCGGTCGTGCCCGGCCTCCCCGATGACGCCTACGAACACGACGGCCAGCTGACCAAGCGTCATGTCCGGGCCGCCACCCTGGCCGCGCTGGCCCCCGCGCCCGGCGAACTCCTCTGGGACGTCGGCGGCGGATCCGGCTCCATCGCCGTCGAATGGCTGCGCGCGCACCGCACCTGCCGGGCGGTCGGCGTCGAGCGGGATGCCGACCGGGCGGCGCGGATCGGCCGCAACGCGCGGGCGCTCGGCGTGCCGGCGCTGCGCGTGGTGCACGGCGCAGCGCCCGCCGCGCTGGCCGGGCTGCCCACTCCGGACGCGGTGTTCATCGGCGGCGGCCTGACCGCGCCGGGCCTGCTGGACGCCTGCTGGGACGCACTGCCCCCGGGGGGCCGGATCGTCGCGAACACCGTGACGCTGGAGTCCGAGGCGCTGCTGACCCAGTGGTACCGGCGGCACGGCGGCGAACTGGTGCGGCTCGCGGTGGCCCATGCCGTGCCGGTCGGCGGCTTCACGGGCTGGCGGCAGGCGATGCCGGTCACCCAGTGGTCGGCGGTGAAGCCCCCGCGGCCCGGAGCACCGGAGCCGGGCCCGCAGCGGACCGCCGCGCCGTCCCGCTCCCAGGACCCCTCGTAA
- a CDS encoding cobalt-precorrin-5B (C(1))-methyltransferase: MGETQPKGTGGRSAQLAHTGLRHGWTTGACATAASSAAYAALLGGEFPDPVTITLPKGQTPSFALAVEELTAAGAGPATAMAGVVKDAGDDPDVTHGALVRATVRLLPAGSGVVFRAGPGVGTVTRPGLPLDVGEPAINPVPRQMIREHLARVAEAYGGGGSTADVEVEISVDHGEEIARSTWNPRLGILGGLSILGTTGIVVPYSCSAWIDSIRRGVDVARAAGRRHVAGCTGSTSEKVAVALHHLPEDALLDMGDFAGAVLKYIRRHPVDRLTICGGFAKLSKLAAGHLDLHSARSQVDKGFLAELARQGGADEALAAAVAEANTGLAALQLCAAAGVPLGDLVAATARDASLAVLRGAPVAVDVICIDRAGLVVGRAEPHGPDTT; the protein is encoded by the coding sequence GTGGGTGAAACGCAACCGAAGGGTACGGGAGGGCGGAGCGCACAGCTCGCGCACACCGGGCTGCGGCACGGGTGGACGACCGGGGCATGCGCCACGGCGGCCAGTTCGGCGGCGTACGCGGCGCTCCTGGGCGGGGAGTTCCCGGACCCGGTGACGATCACGCTGCCCAAGGGGCAGACGCCGTCCTTCGCACTGGCGGTGGAAGAGCTGACCGCCGCCGGGGCGGGACCGGCCACCGCCATGGCCGGGGTGGTGAAGGACGCCGGGGACGATCCCGATGTGACGCACGGGGCGTTGGTGCGGGCCACGGTGCGGCTGCTGCCGGCCGGGAGCGGGGTGGTCTTCCGGGCGGGCCCCGGCGTGGGCACGGTCACCCGTCCCGGACTGCCTCTCGACGTCGGTGAGCCCGCCATCAATCCCGTACCGCGGCAGATGATCCGGGAGCATCTGGCGCGCGTCGCGGAGGCATACGGAGGCGGCGGATCGACCGCGGACGTCGAGGTCGAGATCTCCGTCGATCACGGCGAGGAGATCGCGCGCAGCACCTGGAATCCGCGGCTCGGCATCCTCGGCGGGTTGTCGATCCTGGGGACGACCGGGATCGTCGTGCCGTACTCCTGCTCGGCGTGGATCGACTCGATCCGGCGCGGGGTGGACGTGGCGCGCGCGGCCGGCCGGCGGCATGTCGCCGGATGCACCGGTTCGACGTCGGAGAAGGTCGCCGTCGCCCTGCACCACCTGCCGGAGGACGCCCTGCTGGACATGGGCGACTTCGCCGGAGCGGTGCTCAAGTACATCCGCCGCCATCCCGTGGACCGGCTGACGATCTGCGGCGGCTTCGCCAAGCTGTCCAAACTGGCCGCCGGGCATCTGGATCTGCACTCGGCCCGGTCCCAGGTGGACAAGGGGTTCCTCGCCGAACTGGCCCGACAGGGCGGCGCCGACGAGGCGCTGGCGGCGGCGGTGGCCGAGGCCAACACCGGCCTCGCCGCGCTCCAGTTGTGCGCGGCGGCCGGCGTTCCGCTCGGCGACCTGGTGGCGGCCACGGCACGGGACGCGTCACTGGCCGTGCTGCGGGGCGCACCGGTCGCGGTCGATGTCATCTGTATCGACCGGGCGGGGCTGGTGGTCGGTCGGGCGGAGCCGCACGGGCCGGACACGACCTAG
- the tsaD gene encoding tRNA (adenosine(37)-N6)-threonylcarbamoyltransferase complex transferase subunit TsaD — protein MGSPVVLGIESSCDETGAGLVRDGRLLGHAVASSMAEHARFGGVVPEIAARAHVHALTPVVHSALADAGLRASDIGAVAVTTGPGLSGALQVGLAGAKGLAYALGVPLYGVHHLAGHVAADTLAHGPLPDPCVVLIVSGGHTSLLLVRDLARDPIAHLGDTLDDAAGECFDKVARVFGLPYPGGPAIDRTAREGDPRAVHFPRPLTAGPPEKRFAFSFSGLKTAAARWVESHHAAGRPLPVADGAAALQEAVADVLTRKAVAACTEHGVGTLVVVGGVAANSRVRYLAEERCAAAGITLRVPPLRLCTDNGAMIAAVGDLLVRAGAAPAPLDVSIDPSAPLEYAALHPVAAGPAQAA, from the coding sequence ATGGGCTCGCCGGTGGTGCTGGGCATCGAGTCGTCGTGCGACGAGACGGGCGCCGGCCTGGTGCGGGACGGGCGGCTGCTCGGGCACGCCGTCGCGTCGAGCATGGCGGAGCACGCGCGGTTCGGCGGGGTGGTGCCGGAGATCGCCGCCCGGGCGCATGTGCACGCGCTGACGCCCGTGGTGCACAGCGCCCTGGCCGATGCGGGGCTGCGGGCGTCCGACATCGGCGCGGTGGCGGTGACCACCGGACCGGGGCTGTCCGGCGCGCTCCAGGTGGGCCTGGCCGGCGCCAAGGGGCTGGCCTATGCGCTAGGCGTGCCGCTGTACGGCGTCCATCACCTGGCCGGACACGTCGCCGCCGACACCCTCGCGCACGGTCCGCTGCCCGACCCCTGCGTGGTGCTGATCGTCTCCGGCGGGCACACCTCGCTGCTGCTCGTCCGTGATCTGGCCCGTGACCCGATCGCACACCTCGGCGACACCCTGGACGACGCCGCAGGAGAGTGCTTCGACAAGGTCGCGCGGGTCTTCGGGCTGCCGTACCCCGGCGGCCCGGCCATCGACCGGACAGCGCGCGAGGGGGATCCGCGCGCTGTCCACTTTCCCCGCCCGCTCACCGCGGGCCCGCCCGAGAAGCGGTTCGCCTTCTCCTTCTCGGGGCTGAAGACGGCGGCGGCGCGCTGGGTCGAGAGCCATCACGCCGCGGGCCGTCCGCTGCCGGTCGCCGACGGTGCCGCCGCGCTCCAGGAGGCGGTCGCCGACGTGTTGACCCGCAAGGCGGTCGCCGCCTGCACCGAGCACGGCGTCGGGACGCTGGTGGTGGTCGGCGGCGTGGCGGCCAACTCCCGGGTGCGCTACCTGGCCGAGGAGCGCTGTGCCGCGGCCGGCATCACCCTGCGGGTCCCCCCGCTGCGGCTGTGCACGGACAACGGCGCGATGATCGCGGCCGTGGGCGACCTACTCGTCCGGGCCGGGGCCGCGCCCGCCCCGCTCGACGTCTCCATCGACCCGTCGGCGCCGCTGGAGTACGCGGCGCTGCATCCGGTCGCGGCGGGCCCCGCGCAGGCCGCCTGA